Proteins from a single region of Carassius carassius chromosome 37, fCarCar2.1, whole genome shotgun sequence:
- the LOC132117988 gene encoding intermediate filament protein ON3-like isoform X1, with translation MSFGKKTSYTVKSSSSGSVPRSFSSMSYSGPSVSRQSYSVRSSYGGANRGMGAGMGGGGFISSSSAYGLGMGMGMGMGSGAVAPIQAVTVNKSLLAPLNLEIDPNIQVVRNQEKEQIKTLNNRFASFIDKVRFLEQQNKMLETKWSLLQNQTATRSNIDAMFEAYINNLRRQLDSLGNDKMKLEADLHNMQGLVEDFKNKYEDEINKRTECENEFVLIKKDVDEAYLNKVELEAKLESLTDEINFLRQIFEEEIRELQSQIKDTSVVVEMDNSRNLDMDAIVAEVRAQYEDIANRSRAEAEMWYKSKYEEMQSSANKYGDDLRSTKTEIADLNRMIQRLQSEIDAVKGQRANLENQIAEAEERGELAVRDAKARIKDLEDALQRAKQDMARQIREYQDLMNVKLALDIEIATYRKLLEGEEDRLATGIKSINISKQSTSYGGYPMESAGNAFSNYSSYSSGYGGGYGSGYSSGGGYSSGGGYSSGGGYSSGGGYSSGSGYGDTISQTKKSVVIKMIETKDGKVVSESSEVVQD, from the exons ATGTCGTTCGGCAAGAAAACCAGCTACACAGTGAAGTCCTCTTCCTCTGGATCTGTCCCACGCAGCTTCAGCAGTATGTCTTACTCCGGCCCCAGTGTCAGCCGGCAGAGCTACAGTGTGCGGAGCTCCTATGGAGGTGCCAACCGTGGCATGGGAGCTGGAATGGGTGGTGGTGGCTTCATCAGCAGCTCTTCAGCCTATGGTCTTGGCATGGGCATGGGCATGGGCATGGGCAGCGGTGCTGTAGCACCCATCCAAGCGGTCACCGTCAACAAGAGCCTCCTGGCACCTCTGAACCTGGAGATCGACCCCAACATCCAGGTTGTCCGCAACCAGGAGAAAGAGCAAATCAAGACCCTCAACAACCGTTTCGCTTCCTTCATTGACAAG GTACGTTTCCTGGAGCAGCAAAACAAGATGCTGGAGACAAAATGGAGCCTCCTTCAGAACCAGACGGCCACACGCTCTAACATCGATGCCATGTTCGAGGCCTACATCAACAACCTGCGCAGACAGCTCGACAGCCTTGGCAATGACAAAATGAAGCTGGAGGCTGACCTTCACAACATGCAAGGCCTTGTTGAGGACTTCAAAAACAA ATATGAGGATGAGATCAACAAGCGCACAGAGTGTGAGAACGAGTTTGTGCTCATCAAGAAG GATGTCGATGAGGCCTACTTGAATAAGGTTGAGCTGGAGGCCAAACTGGAAAGCCTCACTGATGAGATCAACTTCCTCAGGCAGATCTTTGAGGAG GAGATCCGTGAGCTGCAGTCTCAGATCAAGGACACCTCAGTTGTTGTGGAGATGGATAACAGCAGGAATCTCGACATGGACGCCATCGTCGCTGAGGTCCGCGCTCAATACGAAGACATCGCTAACCGAAgccgcgctgaagctgagatgTGGTACAAGTCCAAG TACGAAGAGATGCAGTCATCTGCAAACAAATACGGTGATGACCTTAGATCAACAAAGACAGAGATCGCTGATCTTAACCGCATGATTCAGAGACTGCAGTCCGAGATTGATGCCGTGAAAGGACAG CGCGCCAATCTGGAGAACCAGATTGCTGAGGCAGAGGAACGTGGTGAGTTGGCCGTGAGAGATGCCAAGGCTCGCATTAAGGACCTGGAAGATGCCCTGCAGAGAGCCAAGCAGGACATGGCCCGCCAGATTAGAGAATATCAGGACCTGATGAACGTCAAACTCGCCCTGGACATTGAGATCGCCACATACAGGAAGCTCCTGGAGGGAGAGGAGGACAG ACTAGCAACTGGAATCAAGTCCATCAATATCTCAAAACAGAGCA CGAGCTATGGCGGTTATCCCATGGAAAGTGCAGGCAACGCCTTTAGCAACTACTCTAGTTATTCCAGTGGCTACGGTGGTGGATACGGTAGCGGCTACAGCTCTGGTGGTGGCTACAGCTCTGGCGGCGGCTACAGCTCTGGCGGCGGCTACAGCTCTGGTGGCGGCTACAGCTCTGGCAGCGGTTATGGTGACACCATCTCTCAGACCAAGAAGAGCGTTGTGATCAAGATGATTGAGACCAAGGATGGCAAAGTTGTGTCAGAGTCCTCTGAGGTCGTCCAAGATTGA
- the LOC132117988 gene encoding intermediate filament protein ON3-like isoform X2 — translation MSFGKKTSYTVKSSSSGSVPRSFSSMSYSGPSVSRQSYSVRSSYGGANRGMGAGMGGGGFISSSSAYGLGMGMGMGMGSGAVAPIQAVTVNKSLLAPLNLEIDPNIQVVRNQEKEQIKTLNNRFASFIDKVRFLEQQNKMLETKWSLLQNQTATRSNIDAMFEAYINNLRRQLDSLGNDKMKLEADLHNMQGLVEDFKNKYEDEINKRTECENEFVLIKKDVDEAYLNKVELEAKLESLTDEINFLRQIFEEEIRELQSQIKDTSVVVEMDNSRNLDMDAIVAEVRAQYEDIANRSRAEAEMWYKSKYEEMQSSANKYGDDLRSTKTEIADLNRMIQRLQSEIDAVKGQRANLENQIAEAEERGELAVRDAKARIKDLEDALQRAKQDMARQIREYQDLMNVKLALDIEIATYRKLLEGEEDRLATGIKSINISKQSTSYGGYPMESAGNAFSNYSSYSSGYGGGYGSGYSSGGGYSSGGGYSSGSGYGDTISQTKKSVVIKMIETKDGKVVSESSEVVQD, via the exons ATGTCGTTCGGCAAGAAAACCAGCTACACAGTGAAGTCCTCTTCCTCTGGATCTGTCCCACGCAGCTTCAGCAGTATGTCTTACTCCGGCCCCAGTGTCAGCCGGCAGAGCTACAGTGTGCGGAGCTCCTATGGAGGTGCCAACCGTGGCATGGGAGCTGGAATGGGTGGTGGTGGCTTCATCAGCAGCTCTTCAGCCTATGGTCTTGGCATGGGCATGGGCATGGGCATGGGCAGCGGTGCTGTAGCACCCATCCAAGCGGTCACCGTCAACAAGAGCCTCCTGGCACCTCTGAACCTGGAGATCGACCCCAACATCCAGGTTGTCCGCAACCAGGAGAAAGAGCAAATCAAGACCCTCAACAACCGTTTCGCTTCCTTCATTGACAAG GTACGTTTCCTGGAGCAGCAAAACAAGATGCTGGAGACAAAATGGAGCCTCCTTCAGAACCAGACGGCCACACGCTCTAACATCGATGCCATGTTCGAGGCCTACATCAACAACCTGCGCAGACAGCTCGACAGCCTTGGCAATGACAAAATGAAGCTGGAGGCTGACCTTCACAACATGCAAGGCCTTGTTGAGGACTTCAAAAACAA ATATGAGGATGAGATCAACAAGCGCACAGAGTGTGAGAACGAGTTTGTGCTCATCAAGAAG GATGTCGATGAGGCCTACTTGAATAAGGTTGAGCTGGAGGCCAAACTGGAAAGCCTCACTGATGAGATCAACTTCCTCAGGCAGATCTTTGAGGAG GAGATCCGTGAGCTGCAGTCTCAGATCAAGGACACCTCAGTTGTTGTGGAGATGGATAACAGCAGGAATCTCGACATGGACGCCATCGTCGCTGAGGTCCGCGCTCAATACGAAGACATCGCTAACCGAAgccgcgctgaagctgagatgTGGTACAAGTCCAAG TACGAAGAGATGCAGTCATCTGCAAACAAATACGGTGATGACCTTAGATCAACAAAGACAGAGATCGCTGATCTTAACCGCATGATTCAGAGACTGCAGTCCGAGATTGATGCCGTGAAAGGACAG CGCGCCAATCTGGAGAACCAGATTGCTGAGGCAGAGGAACGTGGTGAGTTGGCCGTGAGAGATGCCAAGGCTCGCATTAAGGACCTGGAAGATGCCCTGCAGAGAGCCAAGCAGGACATGGCCCGCCAGATTAGAGAATATCAGGACCTGATGAACGTCAAACTCGCCCTGGACATTGAGATCGCCACATACAGGAAGCTCCTGGAGGGAGAGGAGGACAG ACTAGCAACTGGAATCAAGTCCATCAATATCTCAAAACAGAGCA CGAGCTATGGCGGTTATCCCATGGAAAGTGCAGGCAACGCCTTTAGCAACTACTCTAGTTATTCCAGTGGCTACGGTGGTGGATACGGTAGCGGCTACAGCTCTGGTGGTGGCTACAGCTCTGGC GGCGGCTACAGCTCTGGCAGCGGTTATGGTGACACCATCTCTCAGACCAAGAAGAGCGTTGTGATCAAGATGATTGAGACCAAGGATGGCAAAGTTGTGTCAGAGTCCTCTGAGGTCGTCCAAGATTGA